A segment of the Oscillospiraceae bacterium genome:
CTCGCACCGATGGGGTTGGCAGCTGCGCAGCCGCGGTGGGAATGGCCGTTTGTTGATGACGTGCCGGAAGCGACAGACTTTCCCTTTATAGAGCAACTTAATTGGCCGGACACTGCGCTGATTGATGCGCCGATGGTGATAGGCAGCGCATGGAGCGAAAGCATGCTTGACGCTACGGCTGTGCGGTTGTATATTTCAATCGACGAGGACGGAAAACTCAGACTCAATTATGACGGATACGAAAGCGACTTACGGCGTGTGTTGACGCTCTGCCAACGACATGGCATTTTGCCGATTTTCGAGGTTTGGGAAGAGGACGTTGTCGATGCTTTGCTTGAATTCCTCGATGACATCAATATGCAAGATGGCGTTATACTGAGCGTGAGTGCAGACATTTTGCGCCGAATGCACACGCAACGCCCGCAAATGTCGCGGGCGTTGTGGGCTATGGCGTCAGACGAGCCAAATGCCATTGAAGTCGCGGCCGAGGCGCATCGCGCCGGAGCAAGTATTGTTGTGACGCACAATGTCATGCCGACGGACGCCGAGATGGAGGCCTACATACGTGCCCTGCAACGACGTATGCTGACGGTATGGGTTAGCTTGCCCGATGGTCATTTTGATGCGTGGCATCAGTCGATACTGCAAGCTCCCGACGGCTTGATGGGCGACCCAACGCTGTTGCGCAACGCCATAGAACAATATACCGGCACGCCTATCCTGCTCCGTTCGCCGCTGCTGATCGGTCACCGCGGCGCACCGATGTGGGCGCCGGAGAATACGCTCGAAGGTGCGATGCTGGCGATGGCGCAAGGTGCCGATGGTGTTGAAATGGATGCACTACATACTGCCGACCGTCACCTGGTCCTTATGCATGACGACACCGTTGATGCCACGACGGACGGGCGCGGACGCGTGCGTGACATGACACTGGAACAAATCCGCGAGTTGACGGCCAACGTCATGGACACCAACTACACCAGCTCCGATGTCGCGCAATGGTTGCCGGAAGATTTTCCCGATATTCGCGTGCCGACATTGCGGGAATACTTTGAATATTTTGACGAAAATCATCTCGACGGCATATTATTTATCGAAATCAAGTCGCAAGGGCAATTGTTTGACATTGACGCTGAATTGTTGCGTGACTTAGTCGAAGAGTTCAATTTCCAAGACCGCATTGTCTTCATTTCGTTTAATTTGAGCCAGCAGTCGCAGCGCATGAAAGAATTGCTGCCTGAAGTGCCGATGACCTACTTGACATCGCGTTCGGGCGGACGTTTCGGCACGCGCACCCAGGTGCAATTGACAACGTCAAACTTCGCGGCCCTCAACCGTAACGCCGGCGATTTTACGATGGAGGAAGTGCGCGACGCCCGCGCCCGCGGTGTGCTGACAGGCGGTTGGACGTATAATTCATCGCTGCTCGGCCAAGAGGCAACGTTCCCGACCTTTGCGGCCAACTATGTCACGGGCATGGCCGTTATGACAACGGCTGATGTGACGGTCGGCGCGGCCATTCCCGTGCATTTGACGCGGGATGGCGTTGCTACGGCGCGGGATGGTACGCAAACTGAAGTTGAGATTGAAATTCTAACGCTTGCAGATGGTGTAGAAGTAGCTAAAACGATCATCTCGTTGGGTGAATATGAATTCGCGCTGCTCAGTGAGCCATTCGAGCAAGAGGGAACGGGAGATGCCGGTTCATTGGTTATAGAGAGACGTATTAACGCACTCACGCTCCTTCTAAGCGGCGTAGTGGTTGTTGCGGCAGTGGTGATAATTACACTGATAATACGGCGCACTAAAAAAAGGAGAAATAACCATGCGTAAATTTTCCGTTATTCTGCTGGTCTTTGCTGTATTCGTGCCGGTGGCATTTGCCGCCGCACCGCCGACAGTTCATCAATTTGACGTGCCGGAGGCCACAAGCTTTCCCGCGATTGAGCACCTCAACTTCCCCGAAACAGTGGTGCAAGACCCGCCGCACATTATCGCGTCGGGGGCATGGGATGAGCGTATGACAGACGCAACAGCTGTCGTATTGACCATGTCACTGCGGCATTGGTGGGACGATGCATATAACGAGTTAGAGCGCGAATTGCGCCTGACGCTCGAATGGGACGGCGGTGAAAGCGAATTGCGGCGCATTTTAACTGTCGGCCAACAATACGGCATTTTGCCCATTTTTTCGGTCTATGATGAAGACACGCTGGATGCTCTATTCAACTTATTTGATGAACTTGATCTGCAAGATGGCGTTATCATGAGCGAATACTTTATTATTTTGCGCCGTGTGGCGGCAGAGCGTCCGAACATGGCACGTGCCTTTTGGGTGCGGCCGATGTTTTGGGATATCCCTCTCGATGAACAGTCGCCGCCGGGCGATTCAAACATACCTATGCGGCCGGAAAATCCGGCATATATTGTTGAAGACGCGCGCCTTAGCGAGGCAAACATTGTTGTCTTGCCCGCAGGGCCGCCCGGTAGCAGTCGCGTAGAGACAGAATACATACAGGCCCTGCAAGACAGCGGATTAGAGGTCTGGGTCGATGTGCCGCCCGATGTCGCTGAAACCGACTTGCATGGTATGGTCGCTCAGGCGCCCGATGGCTTGATCACACACGACCCGTCACAGCTGCGTCGTATGTATGAGCAATATGGACAACCTGCCGGAAGCAATGCGTCGGTGCGTCGTTTCGGCGCAGTCGACTACCTCATCGCGGCGATAACCATCGCGGCGGCAGTGACGTTAACAATGCGTATCATACGCCGACGTAAAAATAAGGTTGCGCCAAATAGCGATTCATGATAGAATGGTCGGAAAGTGAAAGTATGCCCCACACAAAAGACAGGAGAACCACCATCATGCACTACCAAGAACTGCACCACATCGTCGAAAACATGGAAAAGGCTATCTTCGGCAAGCGACAAACCATCGAATTTCTGCTCATGGCACTGCTGTGCCAAGGTCATGTTCTTATTGAGGATGTGCCTGGCGTAGGCAAAACTTCTATGGTCGCCGCATTGGCAAAAAGTGTAGACTGCTCATTCAAACGCATCCAATTTACACCCGACTTGATGCCCAGCGACATTACCGGATTTAGCATTTATAACCAAAAGACCGGTGATTTCGATTTTCGCATGGGGCAAGTATCTGCGTCTTTCGTGTTAGCCGATGAAATCAACCGTGCATCACCTAAAACGCAGTCGGCATTGCTCGAAGCCATGGAAGAAGCGCAAGTTACCGTTGATGGCGTGACACATAAGTTGCCCGAGCCATTTATGGTATTGGCGACGCAAAACCCCATCGAATATGTTGGGACGTATCCGCTGCCCGAAGCGCAAATCGATCGTTTCTTGATGTGTATATCCATGGGCTATCCCGAAAAAGCTGAGGAAGCCGCTATTCTGAAAAACTATCAGGGCACCAACCCGCTCAAAGCCCTGCAAGCTGTTGTCAACGGCGCTGCCATCACGGCGCTGCAAGCCAAAGTCAACGAAATTTTTGTCGACGATTTGGTGCACCAATACATCGTTGACTTGGCGACCTATACGCGCAACCACGCGGCGGCAGCACTGGGTGTCAGCCCGCGTGGCAGTTTGTCGTTGTGCCGCGCGGCACAGGCCTGCGCGTTGTACAACAACCGTAGCTATGTTCTGCCCGATGACATCAAGTTGCTCGCTGTGCCCGTGCTGGCGCATCGCGTCATTCTCAAGCAAGAGGCGCGCTTGGGCGACATCACGGCACAGGCGATTGTTGAAGAGGCTTTGACGCGTGTCGCCGCGCCCATCGCCAAATTATAAAGTCATGGCAAAGCACAAGGTTGGTATGTATCCGGTGGGAAAAAAACAGCAGCGCAGGCATGTGCGCGTGCAGCTTCCCTTTTTGATTCTTACCGTTTTCATGTTTATCATGGCATCGCATTACGGTGGTTTTGTGCCGTATGCGCTGTTGTATATGCTTGGCGCATTGGTGATTCTCGTGCCGTTCAATATCTATTTTTTGCGAAAATCATTGCGTCTGCAGCTGCGGCACGGGAGCAGCCGCTATGTCAGTGGCGCGGCAACCAATCTGAATATGGTAGTGCGAAACGGTTCGCGCTTGCCTGTGTCGCTGTTTACCTGTACGTTGCAGTCGGACTTGCAAGGGTTTGAGCAACAGATGTACTGCTCATTTGCCGTGCCGCCCAGAGCGACAAGTGTGCAGGCAACGCCCATCACCATGCAATATCGCGGCGTATATGAATTTACTGCCACATCGGGTTTATACCGTGATATGTGGGGCATTGCGCGCTTTCGTGACAAGAGGCTCAATCAAAGTACGAAAATCACGGTTTTTCCTAAACTGCACCAAGTCAAAGTCATGGGGCGCAGTCGCATTTTATCCGAGCATGAGGAGCGTGTATTAAAGCGCGGCTTCGAAGAAAGCGGGCTGTACAGCGATATCCGCGAGTACCAACCCGGAGACAGTCAATCGCGCATCCACTGGAAATTGAGTGCGGCGCGCGATAATTTAATGAGCAAGCACTACGAAACAAGCGACGATGACGAGCTGTTGCTCTGGCTTGATATGTTTCGTCCCAACAGCAAAAACAGCCTGCAAATGCAGGAAAAGATGATGGAACTTGTGGCCTCTGTGGTCGATTTCTGCCTGCGCAACGCCATTCCGCTGATGGTATGCTATCATTGCGACGGCGCGCTTGTCACAAAAGAGGCGCGAACCATCGGCGATTTCGAAATGATTTACGCTGCGTTGGCATCGGCACCTTTTGATGAGGCAGTGTCGTTGCGCGATTTTATCAAGCAGCAAATGCCGGTGCGTGAGACACTTGTTTTCACCACACAAGAAGATGCCGATTTCAATGTGGTGCTGGACAACCCCAATCGCCGCGTCGAAGCCTTTGTTGTCAGCAATGACAACGACAAGCCGCGGACGCACACGCCGAGCCATTCACTTAAAGTACACACCGTCGCGCCCGACGCCGATGTGCGCCGCACATTGGAGGTGGCTTCATGAGCAAAAAGAGTATGACTAACGAGCAAATCGCCATTGGTAAAATGCCGAAGGATAAAACCAATATATGGAAGCTTCGCGGCATTGATTTAGGCTTTGCCGCGATGATTACGTTCTGTCTTTTGCTGGCAATGAGTGCCTTTTTCGCCATTCCGATCGAGCCGCTTTTTATTGTTACGCGGTTAATTTTATTTGCGCCTGTCATTATACTGCTCCACATCCGCGTGTTCCGCTTGGTGGTGTGGGGCGTGGGCATATTGCTAGCCGTACTTGTCGGTGTTTCATTTGCACTTTCGCTGGATAACTTTTTTGTCAACTTTATCAGCGATTATGCGCAGTGGCTGTACGAATTCATCGCGGTACAAATCCGCTACGACCGCGCTTATATTGACTTTACATATGGCGCATTGTTGCTTGCGTTTTTTGTCGCGGCGTACGTCTGTATGCGCATTCATTTGTATATCCCAATTTTTGTTGCCGGTGCCATGCTCTTTTTGTCGCAGCCGGTTGACGAGTTTTCACTCCCGCTCTTTGTGTTGTTCCTATTGCTGCTCGTGGTTGTCATGGCATGGCAAGTCGTATCAAAACATAATCGAACAGGGTTAAGTACGTTGTTTGGTGGCATCATTCCGTTGTGCGTGATTGCGTTGCTGTTGAGCGTCGTTACGCCGAAGTCGCCTTCGCCGCTGCAAATTCCCGCCGTCAGTGACATTGTCGATGCGCTCAACTTAGACGTTCGTAACTGGGCGATGTTTCGCCCCACGTTTGGCGCAGGAAACTTGGGCGGCGGACAGTTGGGCGGTCCATTTCGTGGCAGTGATACCGTAATGGTCAGCGTGACCAATGGCTATCAGACATACTTGCGCGCGTATACATTCTTGCATTATGATGGCTCGCGCTGGCATTCCGTGGGAATCGATGATGATCGCACGGCACGTTCGTATACCGAGATTTTTGATCAAGTGCTGTTCGAAGACGGACGCACGCGGCAAATGACCATCGAATATCAAGCCTTGCAAACCAATCTGTTGCTGCGGCCGCAATTTATGGTGCGCTATTCGGGGCCGGCAGAAGTGACCGTATTTGAAGATCCGGCGCGCGATGTTATCTATGTCGATACCGTGCAGGGACAAGGCTTTGAATACACCGTTACAGCATTCTACCCGCGCATTGACAGAGAAGACTACTATGCCATCTTGCGTATGCCGCAGGGCGTTGCCCGCATTACAGATAACATGACATCAGAGGAGCGGACAATCGCCGAGGAAATTGCGGCAGCCGAACGTGAAGCCGTGCGGGAGGCAGGCACGCTGTTCTTTGCGCACGGTGAATTGCTGCAAAACCGGCTTGTGCCGCGCTGGACGCCGGCCGAGGCACGCGAACTGCCGGGCGCGTTGCATTATCGACAAGGGCATCGTGTTGCAGTGCTGGCGCGTGAGATTACCGCGCCATACAACAATCAGTTCGATCGCGCTATGGCATTGGAGCGATATCTGCGCGAGAATTTTGAATATTATACCGAAATGAGGCACCCGCCGCGCAACGTCGATTTCGTTGATCACTTCTTGTTTGAGGAACAAAGAGGGCATTGTCAATATTTTGCCTCAGCCTTCGTCGTTATGGCGCGAACGCTGGGTATGCCGGCACGGTATGTGCAGGGCTTTGTGTTGCGTCCCGTTGAGGACGGCGAAGAGGGTGAATATGAGGCCACTGGCTGGGATGCGCACGCGTGGGGAGAGGTGTTTTTTGAGGGCCTTGGGTGGGTAATTTTTGAACCGACACCCGGCTTTGCCGATGCTGCGCCGCCGCCAATCGCGCCGCCGTTGCCGCCGTCACCGCCGCCGGGCGAACAAACGCCAACCCCGACCCCACCTCCACCAACCCCGACGCCTCCGCCCGGATATACGCCGACGCCGCCAGACAGGCCGGACATCACGCCGCCGCCAAGACCCGGTGACCCCGATTACCCCGGTGACACCGGTGGCATTGAGATTCCGCCATGGGTTTGGATTGTGTCAGGCATAGTCACAGCAAAGGCGGCCATGCTGCTATTTAACAACCGTCGTTCAGCACGTAAGGCAAGAAGAATTGCAGATGGCGGCGCAGATGGCGTAAAACTGTTATGGAAAACGGTGTTAAAAATTATGCCGTTGTATGGTTTGGGCAAACATGATGATGAAACCGTCCGTGAATATGCCGCGCGGTTGAGCAGTGAATTGTCGTTGCCCGAATTGCGCTCGTATGCCGCGCAGCTGGATGCCTTGGTTTACGGAAATGTGCCGCCGCAAGACGCGCCGTATGGCGAATTTTACGATGCGTGGCGCGATTCGCTGCGTTGCTTGTCATGGTGGCGGTACGCAATTTTACGTTTTGGTGCAGGGGTGATTTAATCTAATGGTAGGGGCGAACACAATTCGCCCCCTATACTCATAGAATGATATTATAAATCATCATGTGAGGTGTCCCATGAATTCCATTATTTCTCCTGACGAGACCGCGCGACTGAACACTTTGTGGAGCAACGTGCGCCAGCGTATTGATACAGTCGAAACACCGGCTGATTTTTTAATCCCCGCTGAACCGATGCCGGTGCCTGTCGAGATGCCGCTTGAAGAACCTGTCGAAACGACTTGTTTCGAATCGGCAGGGGAGGGTTTGCACGAGCATCTATTCACAGCCATTGAGTGCGAGCAATCGCTGGTACATACCTATACCTGTATGGCATCGCGTCTGCCAAACCGTCGCGCTACGCGGTTATTTGCCATGCTCAAAACACGGCAGATAATGTTGACGCGGCGGCTGGTTTCGGCGTGCTATTTGCTGACGGGACAGCGCCTGCCGCCATCAAAAAAAATGCCCTGCAAACCGTCGGACGACTGGCTGCTCGATGTGCGGGCATTGTTTTTCCAAGAGACAAAAGCGACAACGCAGTATCAACAAGCGGGCCTTATAGGTGACGATACTTGTCTGCGCGAATTATTCGAATATGCTTATAATACCAAGCGCGAAACGGCCGACACTTTGCGGAAATTGCTCGAAGAAATATTGTAGGGACAAACACTGTTTGCCCATTAAACCTCATACAATTTCCCCCGTCCGGTATACCGTTGCGGCAAATAATTGACCGATGAGATTTGGGGCTTGGGAACGCCGTATTTCGCGTTATAGCCAAATAAATTGATATAGCGGTCAAGGTCGTCGGCTTCTGTGCTCATTTTGCAAAGCAACTCAAACGTTGCGCGCGCGTCATCGCTTGCGCGGTGTGTATTGGGTGTGGTTACGGCATAGGCGGCAATGGCATTGACAAGCTTGTGCGGGAATGGCTTGCGGTCTTTATAAACAGTCATTGCGTCAAGCATTTTGAAGTTCTTTAACAATGCCTCATCTTGAAATTTTTGCAGAAAGTAATACAAAAAGCATAGATCAAACTGGGCGTTATATGCTACCAATAACGAATCGGGATGGCCGAGCATCTCTGCTAGCGCCTCATATGCCTCGTCTCGTGAGACACCTTCCGATATAAGCATCGCTTCAGTGATGCCTGTTAAGTTTGTAATGACAGCAGGCAATGTTTTATCGGGCGGCAATGTGACGAGAAGATTAAACTCGTCTTCAATTTCAGGTGAACCTTGCTTGCTGACCACCCGCAGTGCGGCGATTTCAATAATTTCCGCTTGCCTGGGGTTGAGGCCCGTTGTCTCGACATCAAAGACGATGATATTTTCAAATTGATGAAACAGCGAATCCGGCATTATACTACGCCTCCATTTTTCGCCATTATACATCGCTGGTGCCGATAATGCAAGCATGAATGCATAAGGGGCTGCTGTGTGTCGCAAGTGTCTACTTTGTCACTCTCGCTTGTTTCTCTAATTCCAACAATCTCTTTACACTGTTGAGTGTAACGTCATCGGGATCGTATAATATAGGCCACATTGATGAAGGGCAAACCTTTTTGAACTTTTTGCCATATAACATCTGTGTACCGCCGCCTATGCAGGGCTTTGCGGCGTCCAGACAGGCATGAGTGCATTTGTATATATTATTCCATAATATCTCTTGCAGTCCCTCGGCAATAACGATATCTTCCCCATATTTTTCCCAAAAGATATGGGGACAATATAACTTTACTTCCCACGAATACTTGCCGCGAATATGCCCTGAATTAGCCCAGTTTTTATCTATCAAACTAATTTTGCAAATCGTTTTGCTTCTGCATTTTGCATCCCATGCGTTGTGAACGCCCGACCATCCGGGAGCCATTTGACTTTCTCTTAGCCATTTGACAAAATCCAATGCGGTTTGTTGCTTATCGTCGGCAACAACGAAAGGGATAATATCCTCAATTTTCGGCCTTGTTTCCCTTTGTACTTTCAAAGTAGTGATGTCTGACATTTTGTACCTCTCCACTATTATACATTTTCAATACAAGCCATAAAAGTACCGCGTATCAGCGTGCCATCTTTACCCACAAACGGAAAAATATCAGCCGCAAACAACCACGATGCGGGCTTGAATTTATCCGACTTCTCAATCGCTACAAACATACTGCCTTCATCGGGCATTCCGATGTCGCCGCAAGGTTTTACTGTTTTCCACCCCTTGGCGATGTACATTTCTGAAATATCAATCCAGTCCATATCCTCCGGCACAGGTGTTTCGGCTTTCATAAACCGTCCGATTGTATACCCCAGAAGCTCATTTCCTCCGAATAACATTTGATCGGGCCAATGCGTCATAGTTTCATGTGGTTGACTAAACCGCTCCCAGTGTTGAATTGCGGCATTGTTGGCTACATCAGAATCAAACTCTTTCATCGCGT
Coding sequences within it:
- a CDS encoding MoxR family ATPase, translated to MHYQELHHIVENMEKAIFGKRQTIEFLLMALLCQGHVLIEDVPGVGKTSMVAALAKSVDCSFKRIQFTPDLMPSDITGFSIYNQKTGDFDFRMGQVSASFVLADEINRASPKTQSALLEAMEEAQVTVDGVTHKLPEPFMVLATQNPIEYVGTYPLPEAQIDRFLMCISMGYPEKAEEAAILKNYQGTNPLKALQAVVNGAAITALQAKVNEIFVDDLVHQYIVDLATYTRNHAAAALGVSPRGSLSLCRAAQACALYNNRSYVLPDDIKLLAVPVLAHRVILKQEARLGDITAQAIVEEALTRVAAPIAKL
- a CDS encoding DUF3488 and transglutaminase-like domain-containing protein, yielding MSKKSMTNEQIAIGKMPKDKTNIWKLRGIDLGFAAMITFCLLLAMSAFFAIPIEPLFIVTRLILFAPVIILLHIRVFRLVVWGVGILLAVLVGVSFALSLDNFFVNFISDYAQWLYEFIAVQIRYDRAYIDFTYGALLLAFFVAAYVCMRIHLYIPIFVAGAMLFLSQPVDEFSLPLFVLFLLLLVVVMAWQVVSKHNRTGLSTLFGGIIPLCVIALLLSVVTPKSPSPLQIPAVSDIVDALNLDVRNWAMFRPTFGAGNLGGGQLGGPFRGSDTVMVSVTNGYQTYLRAYTFLHYDGSRWHSVGIDDDRTARSYTEIFDQVLFEDGRTRQMTIEYQALQTNLLLRPQFMVRYSGPAEVTVFEDPARDVIYVDTVQGQGFEYTVTAFYPRIDREDYYAILRMPQGVARITDNMTSEERTIAEEIAAAEREAVREAGTLFFAHGELLQNRLVPRWTPAEARELPGALHYRQGHRVAVLAREITAPYNNQFDRAMALERYLRENFEYYTEMRHPPRNVDFVDHFLFEEQRGHCQYFASAFVVMARTLGMPARYVQGFVLRPVEDGEEGEYEATGWDAHAWGEVFFEGLGWVIFEPTPGFADAAPPPIAPPLPPSPPPGEQTPTPTPPPPTPTPPPGYTPTPPDRPDITPPPRPGDPDYPGDTGGIEIPPWVWIVSGIVTAKAAMLLFNNRRSARKARRIADGGADGVKLLWKTVLKIMPLYGLGKHDDETVREYAARLSSELSLPELRSYAAQLDALVYGNVPPQDAPYGEFYDAWRDSLRCLSWWRYAILRFGAGVI
- a CDS encoding 3'-5' exonuclease, producing the protein MPDSLFHQFENIIVFDVETTGLNPRQAEIIEIAALRVVSKQGSPEIEDEFNLLVTLPPDKTLPAVITNLTGITEAMLISEGVSRDEAYEALAEMLGHPDSLLVAYNAQFDLCFLYYFLQKFQDEALLKNFKMLDAMTVYKDRKPFPHKLVNAIAAYAVTTPNTHRASDDARATFELLCKMSTEADDLDRYINLFGYNAKYGVPKPQISSVNYLPQRYTGRGKLYEV
- a CDS encoding DUF58 domain-containing protein; its protein translation is MSPRPSPNYKVMAKHKVGMYPVGKKQQRRHVRVQLPFLILTVFMFIMASHYGGFVPYALLYMLGALVILVPFNIYFLRKSLRLQLRHGSSRYVSGAATNLNMVVRNGSRLPVSLFTCTLQSDLQGFEQQMYCSFAVPPRATSVQATPITMQYRGVYEFTATSGLYRDMWGIARFRDKRLNQSTKITVFPKLHQVKVMGRSRILSEHEERVLKRGFEESGLYSDIREYQPGDSQSRIHWKLSAARDNLMSKHYETSDDDELLLWLDMFRPNSKNSLQMQEKMMELVASVVDFCLRNAIPLMVCYHCDGALVTKEARTIGDFEMIYAALASAPFDEAVSLRDFIKQQMPVRETLVFTTQEDADFNVVLDNPNRRVEAFVVSNDNDKPRTHTPSHSLKVHTVAPDADVRRTLEVAS